A DNA window from Siniperca chuatsi isolate FFG_IHB_CAS linkage group LG6, ASM2008510v1, whole genome shotgun sequence contains the following coding sequences:
- the insl5a gene encoding insulin-like 5a isoform X1, producing MRALVVLPLLLCAVVHVDQVRAEVKAVKLCGREFLRAVVYTCGGSRWRRFLSESDMDVLPTGEQSSLESLSSSNPRPQTKRDINNILTTVCCQVGCRKSDLTFLC from the exons ATGCGGGCTCTGGTGGTTTTGCCTCTGCTGTTATGTGCAGTGGTGCATGTGGACCAGGTGAGAGCGGAGGTGAAGGCAGTGAAGCTGTGCGGTCGAGAGTTCTTGAGGGCCGTCGTTTATACCTGCGGAGGCTCCCGTTGGAGGAGATTCCTCAGTGAGTCAGACATGGATG TTTTGCCCACAGGGGAGCAGAGCAGTTTGGAGAGCCTGAGCAGCAGCAACCCACGCCCCCAAACCAAACGGGATATTAATAACATACTGACCACTGTGTGCTGCCAGGTGGGCTGCAGGAAGAGCGACCTCACCTTCCTCTGCTGA
- the insl5a gene encoding insulin-like 5a isoform X2 — protein MRALVVLPLLLCAVVHVDQVRAEVKAVKLCGREFLRAVVYTCGGSRWRRFLSESDMDGEQSSLESLSSSNPRPQTKRDINNILTTVCCQVGCRKSDLTFLC, from the exons ATGCGGGCTCTGGTGGTTTTGCCTCTGCTGTTATGTGCAGTGGTGCATGTGGACCAGGTGAGAGCGGAGGTGAAGGCAGTGAAGCTGTGCGGTCGAGAGTTCTTGAGGGCCGTCGTTTATACCTGCGGAGGCTCCCGTTGGAGGAGATTCCTCAGTGAGTCAGACATGGATG GGGAGCAGAGCAGTTTGGAGAGCCTGAGCAGCAGCAACCCACGCCCCCAAACCAAACGGGATATTAATAACATACTGACCACTGTGTGCTGCCAGGTGGGCTGCAGGAAGAGCGACCTCACCTTCCTCTGCTGA